From Equus asinus isolate D_3611 breed Donkey chromosome 14, EquAss-T2T_v2, whole genome shotgun sequence, one genomic window encodes:
- the DCUN1D3 gene encoding DCN1-like protein 3: protein MGQCVTKCKNPSSTLGSKNGDRDPSSKSHSRRGAGHREEQPPACGKPSGDILVNGTKKAEAATEACQLPTSSGDAGREPKSNAEESSLQKLEELFRRYKDEREDAILEEGMERFCNDLCVDPTEFRVLLLAWKFQAATMCKFTRKEFFDGCKAISADSIDGICARFPSLLTEAKQEDKFKDLYRFTFQFGLDSEEGQRSLHREIAIALWKLVFTQNNPPVLDQWLNFLTENPSGIKGISRDTWNMFLNFTQVIGPDLSNYSEDEAWPSLFDTFVEWEMERRKREGEGRGAFSSGPEGLCPEEQT, encoded by the exons ATGGGCCAGTGCGTCACCAAGTGCAAGAATCCCTCATCAACCCTGGGCAGCAAGAATGGAGACCGTGACCCCAGCAGCAAATCACACAGCAGGCGGGGTGCAGGCCACCGTGAGGAACAGCCACCAGCCTGTGGCAAGCCAAGTGGGGATATCCTTGTCAATGGGACCAAGAAGGCAGAGGCTGCCACTGAGGCTTGCCAGCTGCCAACATCCTCGGGAGATGCTGGGAGGGAGCCAAAGTCAAATGCCGAGGAGTCTTCTTTGCAGAAGTTGGAAGAACTGTTCAGGCGCTACAAGGATGAGCGGGAGGATGCAATTTTGGAAGAAGGCATGGAGCGCTTTTGCAATGACCTGTGTGTTGACCCCACAGAATTTCGAGTGCTGCTCTTGGCTTGGAAGTTCCAGGCTGCTACCATGTGCAAATTCACCAG GAAGGAGTTTTTTGATGGCTGCAAAGCAATAAGTGCAGACAGCATTGATGGGATCTGTGCACGGTTCCCTAGCCTCTTAACAGAAGCCAAACAAGAGGATAAATTCAAGGATCTCTACCGGTTTACATTTCAGTTTGGCCTGGACTCTGAAGAAGGGCAGCGGTCACTGCATCGGGAAATAGCCATTGCCCTGTGGAAACTAGTCTTTACCCAGAACAATCCTCCAGTATTGGACCAATGGCTAAACTTCCTAACAGAGAACCCCTCGGGGATCAAGGGCATCTCCCGGGACACTTGGAACATGTTCCTTAACTTCACTCAGGTGATTGGCCCCGACCTCAGCAACTACAGTGAAGATGAGGCCTGGCCAAGTCTCTTTGATACCTTTGTGGAGTGGGAAATGGAgcgaaggaaaagagaaggggaagggagaggtgcATTCAGCTCAGGGCCCGAGGGCTTGTGTCCCGAGGAGCAGACTTAG